CAGAAAGTGTAGCAGGGATAATAGGGGCAGTTTCATGGCATGCTCTAAGAGGCCTACCTGAAGAGAAGGCTTGGAGTTTGTTTGTAAAAATGGCATTTAAACAAGGTCAACTACCAGAGAACGAAGCCTTTATAAGTTTGGGAAAGGAGATTATGGGGAAATGTGCTGGGGTACCTCTTGCCATAAGGACTATAGCAAGCTTGCTAAACACCAAAGCTTCTGAAAATGAGTGGAGATCCTTTAAAAGTTATGAACTCTCAAAAATaactcaagaagaagaaaatgatatttCATGAACACTTAAGTTGAGTTATGATGATCTACCTTTGTACTTAAAGCAATGCTTTGCTTATTGTAGATTGTTTCCAAAAGATTATGTGATTGATGTAGAGACATTGATTCATCTTTGAGCAGTGCAGGGTTTTATTAAGCTATCAAATCGAAAGCAACGTGTTAAGGATGTCAGTCAAGAGTATTTTATGGAATTACTTTGGAGATCCTTTTTTCAAGATGTAAAAAAAGATGAATTGGGCAATATAGCATGTTGCAAAATGCACGATCTCATGCATGATCTTGCAACTCTTGTGGCTGGGACGGAAAGTACTATGTTAACTTCAAGTAAGGAAAATATTGGTGAAAAGGTTCGTCATGTATCATTTGATCTTGAGGATTTGTTGAGTAATCTAGAGGATTCATCAAGGGAACTTCCAATTCTCATGGTTAAAGGAATGAGAATACGAACTTCTTGCACTTAGTGTAGGGATAGATTTGGGTAAGTTTACTTGTGATGCGCTTATATCAAATCTCAATTATTTGCGCACATTGGATTTGAGTAAATCAGATCTAAGTGTGGTGTCACATTCAATTGGGGAATTGAAACATTTAAGATATCCTGATCTTtccaaaaataaagatattgaaTTTCTCCCTAATTCGATTACCAAGTTGCTAAATTTGCAGACACTAAAACTAAGTGGCTGTGACTCACTTAAAGAATTACCCCAGGGCATTAAGAAGTTGGTCAATCTTAGGCATCTAGATACTAATTGTACCAAATTGACTCATATGCCCCTTGGACTTGGACATCttacttctcttgagatactAACACGGTTTTTCTTGAAGAAAGGAGGTTTCAAGGCAAGCTCTTATAGTTGGTGTAAGAAAAAACAAGCTAGGTTTGGTGGTGGGCTAAGTGAATTGAAGGAGCTGAGCAATTTGGGAGGAAGCCTATGGATTGAAAAATTGGGACATGGAGAGGATGACATGCTGGAATGTAAAGCCACAAATATGAAGGAGAAAGCGAACGTTATGATGAAATGTCACTAGAAGGCCTCCAACCACATCCAAATCTTAAATCATTGTGGTTGTGTTAGTAATAATAGATTGCAGCACCTCCCAGCGTTAAATCAACTCCCTCTTCTCAAGTTTgtctatattttaaatatgaaagCACTTGAATACATATCAGATGAAGACATTACTAGTAACGTGTTGGGTggttcctcttcttcttcttcaaaaacaCCATTCTTCCCATCATTATCTTCTCTCATATTAGACGAATGCCCAAATCTGAAAGGATGGTGGAGGAATTCAGATGATGATGTTAATGAGCCACACCATCTCTTACTTCCATCATTTCCTCCTTGTCTTTCTAAATTACAGATTCTCGGATGCCTTAACTTGACTTCCACGCCCTCGTTTCCATATTTGAAAGAAGAGTTGGTATTGCGTATCGCTAGTTGGAAGGCATTGGAGCAAACAATGAAAATGGGAGCAACCACATCAACCTCCTCCTCATGctactttcctctctctcaattaCAATATTTGAAGTTATATTCGGTCAACAATTTAGAATCTCTTCCAGAGGAGTGGCTGCAGAACCTCGTTTCTCTTCGAAAACTCGAAATTTGCAAATGTGATGGACTCATATCTCGCCCTTGGATAGCCAACCTCACATCACTACAATTCCTTACATTTTGGGAGTGTCCCAATCTAACATCACTTCCTCAAGGGATTCGTAGTCTCACCTCTTTAACAGAGTTGAAAATTACTGATTGTCCCCTCTTACGGCAAAGATGCAAGGGGCAATTAGGTGAAGATTGTTCCATCATTGCTCATGTCCCACGTGTGATTTTGGATTACGAGAACCAGCAGgaagaaacaattttttcagGTATGCATCTATCTTATAAtcccaaattaaaaatcaagtactttttttgatgggataatTGCCGAatgaattctttcttttcttagatttgttttttgagaCTTTGTTTTaatcaaaagcaaaacaaagacATTCACAAATCTAGAGATAATATTTATCTGAGCTGTAAATTTCCTATCttctaataattaaatactTCTAAATAGATGTTAAACATTCTAAACAAAACCTTTGGTgctttcaattttctttcttcttaatcTGTTTTTTATATGTTAGATTTTTAATGCCCAGAGCATCACCCAGTAGTAAATTGTTTGGTTTCCTAGTGATTTTGGGCTCTTTCTCTACCTCCAACAGCCGCTTACAACCTTCCTTTCATCTCCAAGtatttcaaaaggaaaaatcctatacttcatttttatttttatttcattgttcCTTGTCATCGTTGTCCTGCAAGAAATAGaaagttctaatttttttaatgcacacttcatgtactttattttttggttcttgTCCCAAAACAGATGATTCATAACACTTCCATTATGTTTAAATAATACTTTGTATCCAAGTACTAGAGAATAGGTAAAAATTCATGGATAGGTTGGattgaattttcttatattactgaaaataaaattactaattaattattttataaattgaatacTAACTAAGACTTGAAAATCCCTCATTTTGCTTACTTTGCGGCCCACTTTTTGAATAATAGGTTGTTAATTTCATAGCTATACTCAAGTTTAAGAACTTTTGGTTTCTCTTTTTAATGCAGAACTGAACACCAATTCATTTGTTCCTCTTCATTCTgccttttgaggttttttttctcaatcaTTTGACTTCTCACGTAAGGCAAGGACAAACCTGGCTTAAAATTTGGACCCTATTCAGAATTTTATGTCCCTGAAATTAAGGCAAGTACAGTCATGGACTAGATGGTAAATTCTttcatttgttattttattctaataatttgtatttttttttggctaggtaAATGTGGGGGCTCGAACCCCCGAATAATAGGTTACTTTCATAATCAGGTACCAACTCACCTAGAAGTGGCGGtggttaataatttgtattgttattgaaagttcaaaaacgtgtataaacacctttgaacgtttagaccccccaatatacaaattaccaatacaagctttaaatcaaacaattaatgtgcggaacatgaacaaaagcttaatacagaattggtaaacaatctaagccaattaaaaacacatccacagcagaaaataaaaggcaaagataaagggaagagagatgcaaatacaaggacaacacacgatgtgttatcgaagaggaaaccgaagccctcggcgtaaaacctctccgccgccctccaagtggtcaataatccactagaaaatgtagttgggatacatgaacagcaatagaccctccaagcctaatctacccgatgtacctaagccctccaagcttcttgctccaacgaggttgcgccgaacctttttcttttctagcttaccggattccgctactagaccgtagcatccgccatccttggcatcttccaatgcttcccaaaactccaaaaacactcaacactctaaatgggtgtgggtagtgtttggatagaaatctcctctcaataggtatgacaatgagagagggaatgagaaaagactacaaaggtttctctctaagaatgagtagctctctctaattgggtgggtgttttgaagaaacctctcttagggtttttctttctgaatggccacacatattttgtgggaatgaggggtatttatactggtgtgagaatggaatgcaaagagtcagtttttccaaaaacagggctggctggcgacttgacctcgcgacttgactgagtcgcgagttcaagccacgagctaacttaatggccagtctggatttttgtcgtgtagtgctccaagtggcatgactgttcagctcccctgcatgctctgcacgtgagcaacttttggcggcttgcaagccgcgagccacccgcgagtcctagccgcgagtctctgcttcactgcactgtcttgagcatttcttcacactctctcacacactacccttacatgattcccacctaaatacaaggtttctaagtgctgtattacaagcaaatttgtcatggaataaagccaacacatggttgattaaattcaaccttacaattatGTCAAAGCTTGAGTTGATGAAATATGACATATATGGTTGCTTTTTAATAATTGCAAAATTATAGCAAATTTGGTAGAATTGTGAAGGGAGGACATGACCAGGCAACTAATACTTTAGAGAATTTAGCTTAGTGTGTTGTATTTTGGTGGTTATAAAAGTTCCCAACATAcgtttattaaaataaaatattttttatttcctcacATGTTGGTGTGAAAGACTAACTATTTAAAGTCAGAAGAGCaagtgtaactttttttttcatacattcacaaattcaaagtttgattggattgaatttgttttactCAAATTAAGAATTATTACCAAGGTTTTTCT
The DNA window shown above is from Quercus lobata isolate SW786 chromosome 7, ValleyOak3.0 Primary Assembly, whole genome shotgun sequence and carries:
- the LOC115951863 gene encoding putative disease resistance protein RGA4; translated protein: MKALEYISDEDITSNVLGGSSSSSSKTPFFPSLSSLILDECPNLKGWWRNSDDDVNEPHHLLLPSFPPCLSKLQILGCLNLTSTPSFPYLKEELVLRIASWKALEQTMKMGATTSTSSSCYFPLSQLQYLKLYSVNNLESLPEEWLQNLVSLRKLEICKCDGLISRPWIANLTSLQFLTFWECPNLTSLPQGIRSLTSLTELKITDCPLLRQRCKGQLGEDCSIIAHVPRVILDYENQQEETIFSELNTNSFVPLHSAF